In Lysobacter firmicutimachus, one genomic interval encodes:
- the cfa gene encoding cyclopropane fatty acyl phospholipid synthase: protein MSVASLRKRVEELLELADVRIDGDRPWDLQVDDDAFYARVLAQGSLGLGESYMDGAWRTQALDEMLVRLMRAHVDERVHGWAAMLDGLRAHLINLQSHRRSFTIGERHYDLGNDLYAAMLGRRLVYSCAYWRDRDGVPLDDLDAAQEAKLDLVCRKLGLRPGMRVLDIGSGWGEALKFAAERYLVRGVGVTVSGEQLDYARQRCAGLPVEFRLQDYRELNEPFDRIFSLGMFEHVGVKNYETYFDVARRCLDGDGLFLLHTIGGNRSVGHSDPWIAKYIFPNSMLPSARQIAEHVEGRFVIEDWHNFGADYDRTLQAWRRNVEAAWDRLGPRYDERFRRMWRFYLAASMATFRSRHAQLWQLVLSPEGVPGGYVAPR, encoded by the coding sequence ATGTCCGTTGCGTCGTTGCGCAAGCGAGTGGAGGAATTGCTGGAGCTGGCCGACGTGCGCATCGACGGCGACCGGCCCTGGGACCTGCAGGTCGACGACGACGCTTTCTACGCCCGGGTGCTGGCGCAAGGCTCGCTGGGCCTGGGCGAAAGCTACATGGACGGCGCCTGGCGCACCCAGGCGCTGGACGAGATGCTGGTGCGGCTGATGCGCGCCCACGTCGACGAGCGCGTGCACGGCTGGGCGGCGATGCTCGACGGCTTGCGCGCGCACTTGATCAACCTGCAGAGCCACCGCCGCAGCTTCACCATCGGCGAACGTCATTACGACCTCGGCAACGATCTGTATGCGGCCATGCTCGGCCGGCGCCTGGTCTACAGCTGCGCCTACTGGCGCGACCGCGACGGCGTGCCGCTGGACGACCTGGACGCCGCCCAGGAGGCCAAGCTGGACCTGGTCTGCCGCAAGCTCGGCTTGCGTCCCGGCATGCGCGTGCTCGACATCGGCAGCGGCTGGGGCGAGGCGCTGAAGTTCGCCGCCGAGCGCTACCTCGTGCGCGGGGTCGGGGTGACGGTGTCGGGCGAGCAACTCGACTACGCCCGGCAGCGCTGCGCCGGCCTGCCGGTGGAGTTCCGCCTGCAGGACTATCGCGAGCTCAACGAGCCCTTCGACCGGATCTTTTCGCTGGGCATGTTCGAACACGTCGGGGTCAAGAACTACGAGACCTATTTCGACGTGGCCCGGCGTTGCCTGGACGGCGACGGCCTGTTCCTGTTGCACACCATCGGCGGCAACCGCTCGGTCGGCCACAGCGATCCGTGGATCGCCAAGTACATCTTTCCCAATTCGATGCTGCCCTCGGCGCGGCAGATCGCCGAGCACGTCGAAGGCCGCTTCGTGATCGAGGACTGGCACAACTTCGGCGCCGACTACGACCGGACCCTGCAGGCCTGGCGTCGCAACGTCGAGGCCGCCTGGGACCGGCTCGGCCCGCGCTACGACGAGCGCTTCCGGCGCATGTGGCGGTTCTACCTGGCCGCCTCGATGGCGACCTTCCGCAGCCGCCACGCGCAGCTGTGGCAGTTGGTGTTGTCGCCGGAGGGCGTGCCCGGCGGCTACGTTGCGCCGCGCTGA
- a CDS encoding GNAT family N-acetyltransferase — protein MAVNVLHDPAQRRFQTEVEGVLALLDYRLDQGHLVIAHTGVPDAIGGRGIASDLVRAAFDYARQAGLKVRPACSYAAAWIQRHPEYTDLLG, from the coding sequence ATGGCCGTCAACGTTCTCCACGACCCCGCCCAGCGCCGTTTCCAGACCGAAGTCGAAGGCGTGCTGGCGCTGCTCGACTACCGCCTCGACCAGGGGCACCTGGTCATCGCCCACACCGGCGTGCCCGACGCGATCGGCGGCCGCGGCATCGCCTCGGACCTGGTCCGGGCGGCGTTCGACTATGCCCGCCAGGCTGGCCTGAAAGTGAGGCCGGCCTGCTCCTACGCCGCCGCCTGGATTCAGCGCCACCCCGAGTACACCGACCTGCTGGGCTGA
- a CDS encoding DUF3298 and DUF4163 domain-containing protein, whose amino-acid sequence MKRVIAVSLLALALAACKKEATPPAPAAGTPAPGTLPAPVATDDGPVELKEVVETTPDYVIGISYATQAAKYPGLARELRRYADAARSELLEAAKGRTAKENPSPYELSLTFDDVLDAPQMMAVSADGSSYTGGAHAAPLIARFVWLPQQNKLLTAAELVPQKSGWDAISRYVREQLHSALSQRIDADDLAPAVRAEQIETGGRMIDDGTASDPANFAMFEPVKAADGKLAALKFVFAPYEVGPYSDGTQTVEVPAAVLLPHVAPAYRSLFSGG is encoded by the coding sequence ATGAAGCGCGTCATCGCCGTCTCCCTGCTTGCCCTGGCCCTGGCGGCCTGCAAGAAAGAAGCCACGCCGCCGGCGCCGGCCGCGGGGACGCCGGCCCCAGGCACATTGCCCGCACCGGTGGCGACCGACGACGGCCCGGTCGAACTCAAGGAAGTGGTCGAGACCACGCCCGACTACGTGATCGGCATCAGCTACGCCACCCAGGCGGCCAAGTACCCCGGGCTGGCGCGCGAACTGCGCCGCTATGCCGACGCCGCCCGCAGCGAATTGCTGGAGGCGGCCAAGGGCCGCACCGCCAAGGAGAACCCGTCGCCTTACGAGCTGTCGCTGACCTTCGACGACGTACTCGACGCGCCGCAGATGATGGCGGTCTCGGCCGACGGCAGCAGTTACACCGGCGGCGCCCATGCCGCGCCGCTGATCGCGCGCTTCGTCTGGCTGCCGCAGCAGAACAAGCTGCTGACCGCGGCCGAGCTGGTGCCGCAGAAGTCCGGCTGGGACGCGATCTCGCGCTATGTGCGCGAACAGCTGCATTCGGCGCTGTCGCAGCGCATCGACGCCGACGACCTGGCGCCGGCGGTGCGCGCCGAGCAGATCGAGACCGGCGGCCGCATGATCGACGACGGCACCGCATCCGACCCGGCCAACTTCGCCATGTTCGAACCGGTCAAGGCCGCCGATGGCAAGCTCGCCGCGCTCAAGTTCGTGTTCGCGCCCTACGAGGTCGGCCCGTATTCGGACGGCACCCAGACCGTGGAAGTGCCGGCCGCGGTGCTGCTGCCGCACGTCGCGCCGGCGTACCGGAGTTTGTTCAGCGGCGGCTGA
- a CDS encoding amino acid permease has product MSLIAKVLRHKSVEQLQAEAGKRSDFRRVLGLWQLTAIGIGGIIGVGVFVLAGHEAATNAGPAVALAFLIAGIASAAAALCYAEFAGMIPVTGSAYTYSYATLGELAAWLIGWDLLLEYALIVAVVAIGWSGYVQVLLEGVGIQLPVWAQGAIGTGEGRVFNVIAAAVTLAVSALLVFRTEWGARFNTLIVAIKILAVVLVIGVGVFYINTANWVPFVPERVIGEDGVGHFGWKGVGTAAAVVFFAVFGYDTLTTAAEESKNPQRDLPRAVLLSLGVSMVLYLAVSLVLTGIAHYSTLGGDAPVSDAFAALGLPWIAKAIAFSAVVGIASVLFAFMLGAARIWFSLSRDGLLPGWFAKIHPKYGTPHRPTIVLGVFTALVAGFLPIGEVAKLVNIGVLSAFIVICASVWVLRVRKPNLERSFRTPLVPLIPIVGIAFSIWLLAELAAITWLIFLIWVSLGLLVYFGYGIRHSKLAQEQ; this is encoded by the coding sequence ATGAGCCTGATCGCCAAGGTCCTGCGGCACAAATCGGTGGAACAACTGCAGGCCGAGGCCGGCAAACGCTCGGACTTCCGCCGCGTGCTCGGGCTGTGGCAGCTCACCGCGATCGGCATCGGCGGCATCATCGGCGTCGGCGTGTTCGTGCTGGCCGGCCACGAGGCGGCGACCAACGCCGGCCCCGCGGTCGCCCTCGCCTTCCTGATCGCCGGCATCGCCAGCGCCGCCGCGGCGCTGTGCTACGCCGAGTTCGCCGGCATGATCCCGGTCACCGGCAGCGCCTACACCTACAGCTACGCCACCCTGGGCGAACTCGCCGCCTGGCTGATCGGCTGGGACCTGTTGCTGGAATACGCCTTGATCGTCGCGGTGGTGGCGATCGGCTGGTCGGGCTATGTGCAAGTCCTGCTCGAAGGCGTCGGCATCCAGTTGCCGGTCTGGGCGCAGGGCGCGATCGGCACCGGCGAAGGCCGGGTATTCAACGTCATCGCCGCCGCGGTCACCCTGGCCGTCTCGGCGCTGCTGGTGTTCCGCACCGAATGGGGCGCGCGCTTCAACACCCTGATCGTGGCGATCAAGATCCTGGCGGTGGTGCTGGTGATCGGCGTCGGCGTGTTCTACATCAACACCGCCAATTGGGTGCCGTTCGTGCCCGAGCGGGTGATCGGCGAAGACGGCGTCGGCCACTTCGGCTGGAAGGGCGTCGGCACCGCCGCGGCGGTGGTGTTCTTCGCCGTGTTCGGCTACGACACCCTGACCACCGCGGCCGAGGAATCCAAGAACCCGCAGCGCGACCTGCCGCGCGCGGTGCTGCTGTCGCTGGGCGTGTCGATGGTGCTGTACTTGGCGGTGTCGCTGGTGCTGACCGGCATCGCCCACTACTCGACCCTCGGCGGCGACGCGCCGGTCTCCGACGCCTTCGCCGCGCTGGGCCTGCCGTGGATCGCCAAGGCGATCGCGTTCTCGGCCGTGGTCGGCATCGCCAGCGTGCTGTTCGCGTTCATGCTCGGCGCGGCGCGGATCTGGTTCTCGCTGTCGCGCGACGGCCTGCTGCCGGGCTGGTTCGCCAAGATCCACCCCAAGTACGGCACCCCGCACCGCCCGACCATCGTGCTGGGCGTGTTCACCGCCCTGGTCGCCGGCTTCCTGCCGATCGGCGAGGTCGCCAAGCTGGTCAACATCGGCGTGCTCTCGGCCTTCATCGTCATCTGCGCCTCGGTGTGGGTGCTGCGGGTGCGCAAGCCCAACCTGGAGCGCTCGTTCCGCACGCCGCTGGTGCCGCTGATCCCGATCGTCGGCATCGCCTTCTCGATCTGGCTGCTGGCCGAACTGGCCGCGATCACCTGGCTGATCTTCCTGATCTGGGTCTCGCTGGGCCTGCTGGTGTATTTCGGCTACGGCATCCGGCATTCGAAGCTGGCGCAGGAGCAGTAA
- a CDS encoding pseudouridine synthase has translation MRLNKHISDTGFCSRREADRLIAEGRVTVNGLRARVGAEVGEGDEVRVDGDVLRVRAAVKGKRQHVYIVLNKPVGVVCTTESGVKDNIVDFVGHERRIFPIGRLDKDSEGLILLTSNGDIVNEILRAENKLEKEYLVAVNHEVTPEFLRGMSRGVPVHGQTTLPCKTGKLGRFGFRIVLVQGLNRQIRLMAAHFGFRVKQLLRVRIGNVKLGHLKPGQWRNLTDPELQGLLPHRNEW, from the coding sequence ATGCGTCTGAACAAACACATCAGCGACACCGGTTTCTGCTCGCGGCGCGAGGCGGACAGGCTGATCGCCGAGGGGCGGGTGACGGTCAACGGCCTGCGCGCGCGGGTCGGCGCCGAGGTGGGCGAGGGCGACGAGGTCCGGGTCGACGGCGACGTGCTGCGCGTCCGCGCCGCGGTCAAGGGCAAACGCCAGCACGTCTATATCGTGCTCAACAAGCCGGTCGGCGTCGTCTGCACCACCGAGTCCGGGGTCAAGGACAACATCGTCGACTTCGTCGGCCACGAGCGCCGGATCTTCCCGATCGGCCGCCTCGACAAGGACTCCGAAGGCCTGATCCTGCTGACCAGCAACGGCGACATCGTCAACGAGATCCTGCGCGCCGAGAACAAGCTGGAAAAGGAATACCTGGTTGCGGTCAATCACGAGGTCACCCCGGAGTTCCTGCGCGGCATGAGCCGCGGCGTACCGGTCCACGGCCAGACCACCCTGCCGTGCAAGACCGGCAAGCTCGGCCGCTTCGGCTTCCGCATCGTCCTGGTCCAGGGCCTCAACCGGCAGATCCGCCTGATGGCGGCGCACTTCGGTTTCCGGGTCAAGCAACTGCTGCGCGTGCGCATCGGCAACGTCAAGCTCGGCCACCTCAAGCCGGGCCAGTGGCGCAACCTCACCGACCCGGAACTGCAGGGCTTGCTGCCGCACCGCAACGAGTGGTGA